A part of Paenibacillus donghaensis genomic DNA contains:
- a CDS encoding recombinase family protein: MYILDVALYLRKSRSDEDAERRGEGETLAKHKAALLKLAKQLKLNIIRIREEIVSGETLVHRPEMLQLLKEVESGEYDAVLVMDIDRLGRGNMQEQGLILETFRSAKTKIITPRKTYDLMDEFDEEYSEFEAFMARKELKIITRRMQGGRKRAAEEGNFLGTRPPYGYLIENLADGRGRTLTPHPEQADIVRQIFSWYTHEDPEQQKGGSKIASELERLKIPSYKGGSWSASSVLTILKNEVYIGRIQWGKKELKKSKDGSKRRTSRHRSRDEWIDVQGKHKPIIENETFLKANQRLSEHHHSPHQFDMDGKPRMTSALAGLVKCSECGMTMVYRSYTNQTAHFRCSTVGCPTRSSRYDSVEARIVEGLEIWLNDYKIKWGKRNHTTPQSELKLKERAIASLQIELRELENQRGKLFDFLERGIYTEEVFMERSQDVSTRITVTSEEISKIQKDLDLELTRKEARSKIIPIAESVVKSYYQTDNPMSRNALLKSVLNKVIYKKGPGQYKEQFELFLHPRL; encoded by the coding sequence ATGTACATATTGGATGTAGCTCTATACTTGCGAAAATCCAGATCAGATGAAGACGCCGAACGGCGCGGCGAAGGTGAAACCCTGGCCAAACATAAGGCAGCCCTACTCAAACTTGCCAAGCAACTAAAATTAAATATCATTCGCATCCGCGAAGAGATTGTCAGCGGTGAAACCTTAGTCCACCGTCCAGAAATGCTGCAGTTATTAAAAGAGGTCGAATCTGGCGAATATGATGCTGTCCTGGTTATGGATATTGACCGTTTGGGGCGCGGCAATATGCAAGAGCAAGGATTGATCCTGGAGACGTTCCGCTCAGCCAAGACTAAGATTATAACTCCACGGAAGACCTATGATTTGATGGATGAATTTGATGAGGAATACAGTGAATTTGAAGCCTTTATGGCCCGTAAAGAACTCAAGATCATTACCCGCCGTATGCAAGGAGGCCGGAAGCGTGCTGCAGAGGAAGGAAATTTCTTGGGAACTCGTCCTCCATACGGATACTTAATTGAGAATCTCGCTGATGGCCGTGGTCGCACTTTAACCCCCCATCCGGAACAAGCTGATATTGTAAGACAAATCTTCTCTTGGTATACCCATGAAGACCCGGAGCAACAAAAGGGGGGCAGTAAAATCGCCTCAGAATTAGAACGACTAAAAATCCCCTCTTATAAAGGGGGTAGTTGGTCAGCGTCTTCTGTCTTAACCATTCTTAAAAACGAAGTATACATCGGAAGAATTCAATGGGGAAAGAAAGAACTTAAGAAAAGCAAGGATGGAAGCAAACGCCGCACCTCACGGCATAGGAGCCGCGATGAGTGGATTGACGTCCAAGGTAAGCATAAACCTATTATCGAAAACGAAACCTTCCTAAAGGCTAACCAGAGGCTCTCAGAGCATCATCATTCCCCACATCAATTCGATATGGACGGCAAACCACGCATGACCTCGGCATTGGCTGGCCTTGTAAAGTGCTCCGAGTGTGGAATGACCATGGTTTATCGCTCATACACCAATCAAACTGCTCATTTTCGCTGCAGTACCGTTGGTTGTCCTACACGCAGCAGCCGTTATGATTCAGTGGAGGCCAGAATCGTTGAAGGACTTGAGATTTGGCTGAACGATTATAAGATCAAATGGGGAAAACGAAATCATACCACACCGCAGAGCGAGCTCAAGCTAAAAGAACGAGCGATAGCCTCATTACAAATCGAGCTGAGAGAACTGGAAAACCAAAGAGGGAAATTGTTCGATTTCTTAGAAAGAGGAATTTATACCGAAGAGGTATTTATGGAGAGATCACAAGATGTCTCCACACGAATAACAGTAACCAGTGAAGAAATCAGCAAGATTCAAAAGGATCTGGATCTGGAACTGACCCGGAAAGAAGCAAGAAGCAAAATTATCCCTATTGCAGAATCTGTAGTGAAGTCGTACTACCAGACAGACAATCCCATGAGCAGAAATGCATTATTGAAATCCGTACTGAACAAAGTAATTTATAAAAAAGGACCCGGCCAGTATAAAGAGCAGTTTGAGCTGTTCCTGCACCCACGTCTATGA
- a CDS encoding helix-turn-helix domain-containing protein, translated as MSKVKDNLLHFLKKVESGDVTAQDIHNAQSILKSSVIIPSSSVLRKGSTEIRLKHRVEITPALKDMLQSNEYYTVQEVAERFNVTDKAVYKWIKQNKIVWERTSQNSRDIRIPKNQFKSPPAKAEASILEKSIFNDAVEMELVNRNDLYRD; from the coding sequence ATGTCAAAGGTTAAAGATAATTTGCTTCACTTTCTGAAGAAGGTTGAGTCGGGTGATGTTACTGCTCAAGACATTCACAATGCACAGTCCATTTTAAAGTCTTCTGTCATTATTCCGTCAAGCAGTGTACTGAGAAAAGGAAGCACGGAAATTCGCTTGAAACATCGTGTTGAAATCACTCCAGCCTTAAAAGATATGCTCCAATCTAACGAGTACTACACAGTCCAAGAGGTTGCTGAGCGCTTCAATGTGACGGATAAAGCAGTCTACAAATGGATTAAACAAAATAAAATTGTGTGGGAACGGACCAGTCAAAATAGTAGGGACATCCGTATTCCCAAAAATCAATTTAAAAGTCCTCCTGCCAAAGCCGAGGCCTCAATTCTGGAAAAATCTATATTCAACGATGCTGTTGAAATGGAACTCGTTAATCGTAATGATCTATACCGCGATTAA